One part of the Bicyclus anynana chromosome 8, ilBicAnyn1.1, whole genome shotgun sequence genome encodes these proteins:
- the LOC112055358 gene encoding uncharacterized protein LOC112055358 isoform X1, translating to MAPPPEYDKEPKAPDKSVTSNSTEESKLVYNHIKDQSANTEHKTTTAVGNVDVENNKHVEALDDGQLRALLDEAITYKCPKDREGKSSLFKELLEEVEQDEQACEAAARLGAGRNNRRGRAHREHHSSLQDLVAAMAGEAAPRRGRAHAHSHAPAPPAGNVSARALHGGSLPSGVDTSFLLGEEAGVGVGVGAGARGGYLATVRCVNPPPLAERRVSTGDANAPQPQQPPQDLDVITRRSKPMFPMTYTARATLEIGSGSVCSGRAVTTTTASNQVRTPSAPSARSLPSNQAKLMNALCASLNKSPGGGATDGVITERRVHSRKRGKRPRGPAPTNRQSENCNTKNITEKHNTEETSDVWINSVNNWYKNLDRYSHHTGYKNVNKFTKAFCGIGQNADLSSNINIFDNNIQTIKPASKDICNYDMKDSNKNCKSLRLKDKSKDKLNCDNTEIKLDNNNDDDQSDIILRKQYRERVGYNLVPPTKVTSPRYIRKSTIAKPLCTTNIASKVEQPITECHKNLKSNKKLPKVDPMFNLKETVQDKELETDNLSTINLPTENTKNTKNDINSDIEMINKSYLVETLKTEIELVEIPNYCEATVESDSFLEYVATQKKLMKKLEINNNEDISNNCYRNTDTDNKLNDTTSLKEADSKIKYLKLDEKNNISTNYATEVISTTSKSDVNTVSSSKSVVADLPNNAYILLTFPKSFLSNSSTTNEPSSKIKEIVSGNTTNTTDCSENNANKKNKKKLKQQKASNVSMDITNKNLLKMLLYSDSPEDTNSVIQKKLSSYKEKEVDSAIPFSCITTPEVVASCNTTSSTAVAIDPKPLQLVSSYRAVACLMDGAFPPRAPSPPHAAPAAPAHPTSPVQQPRGAAASALGGLPLARPAPAAEYKVPILTVHYRLQKSLDENGNAVQGFGSPLSGSSQQKKPRRKKTSKNETVIKSHQIDGYQGNKDIDEVLRFIESNAETARAPKLRKHKDDDDKGKKRSGERRKDKGGEPKRASSLEELSRTTLADLTCEPPPGAKPERRSWGADARALLEPDPPELADFQTVTKKRRARRRADERAPSPPRRRAPSPARAPASAPASERSNDSNDDTDCAHSPPPAPAPPPACASYADIARTRHNIPDLIESCNFYAEGDERPAAPAADAYPALAARRAPDEPAEPRARKEPAAPPAPDVVADRRPPVVLLAAGARPRDMDGVTFGFDVNEQLLGARCDLLAHGAVPVRAGCAALRYVPPAPPAPRLAARLHQIVDYVAAAWEDAIRGGSKVHYFSECAARNN from the exons AACAATAAACACGTGGAGGCTCTAGATGACGGCCAACTGCGCGCCCTGCTCGATGAGGCTATCACGTACAAGTGTCCCAAAGATCGCGAGGGAAAGAGTAGTTTATTTAAG GAACTGTTGGAAGAAGTGGAACAGGACGAGCAGGCGTGCGAGGCGGCGGCGCGACTGGGCGCGGGCAGGAACAACAGACGCGGCCGCGCCCACCGCGAGCACCACTCTAGTCTACAG GACCTCGTAGCGGCGATGGCGGGCGAGGCGGCGccgcggcgcgggcgcgcgcaCGCGCACTCgcacgcgcccgcgccgcccgcgggGAACGTGTCGGCGCGCGCGCTGCACGGCGGCAGCCTGCCCTCCGGCGTCGACACCT CGTTCCTGTTGGGCGAGGAGGCGGGCGTGGGCGTGGGCGTgggcgcgggcgcgcgcggcgggTACCTGGCCACGGTGCGCTGCGTGAACCCGCCGCCGCTGGCCGAGCGCCGCGTGTCCACGGGCGACGCCAACGCGCCGCAGCCGCAGCAGCCGCCGCAGGACCTGGACGTGATCACCAG GAGGAGCAAGCCGATGTTCCCGATGACGTATACGGCGCGCGCCACTCTCGAGATCGGCAGCGGCAGCGTGTGCTCGGGCCGCGCGGTCACCACCACCACCGCCTCCAACCAGGTGCGTACCCCCTCCGCCCCCAGCGCGCGCTCCCTACCATCCAACCAAGCCAAACTCATGAACGCCCTGTGTGCCTCCCTCAACAAGTCTCCAGGCGGTGGTGCCACTGACGGAGTGATCACTGAACGTCGAGTGCACTCTCGCAAACGCGGGAAACGACCGCGCGGCCCGGCCCCGACGAACAGACAATCCGAAAACTGTAACACTAAGAATATAACCGAAAAACATAATACCGAAGAAACTAGCGATGTGTGGATAAATAGTGTCAATAATTGGTATAAAAACTTGGATCGTTATTCTCATCATACAGGctataaaaatgtgaacaagTTTACAAAAGCATTTTGTGGTATAGGACAAAATGCGGatttatcttctaatataaatatttttgataacaaTATCCAAACCATAAAACCTGCTAGTAAAGATATATGCAACTATGATATGAAAGATagcaataaaaattgtaaaagtttACGGTTAAAAGATAAATCTAAAGATAAGCTCAATTGTGATAATActgaaattaaattagataataataatgatgatgatcaaagtGATATTATATTAAGAAAACAATATAGAGAAAGAGTAGGATATAATTTGGTACCACCTACAAAGGTAACGAGTCCAAGATATATTAGAAAGTCAACTATAGCTAAGCCCCTGTGCACCACTAATATCGCGAGCAAAGTTGAGCAACCTATCACAGAATGTCataaaaatcttaaaagtaataaaaagttaCCAAAAGTTGATCCAATGTTTAATTTGAAAGAAACTGTCCAAGATAAAGAATTAGAAACAGACAACCTTTCCACAATTAATTTGCCcacagaaaatacaaaaaataccaaaaatgaTATTAACTCAGATATTGAAATGATCAACAAATCATATTTagttgaaacattaaaaaccgAAATAGAGCTGGTCgaaatacctaattattgtgAAGCTACAGTAGAATCTGATTCATTTCTTGAATACGTAGCTACTCAGAAAAAGCTTATGaagaaattggaaataaataacaatgagGATATTTCGAATAATTGCTATAGAAACACAGATACGGACAATAAACTGAATGATACAACCAGTCTAAAAGAAGCTGATAGTAAAATAAAGTATCTGAAATTggatgaaaaaaataacatcagtACAAATTACGCAACAGAAGTAATAAGCACGACATCTAAATCAGACGTTAATACAGTCTCGAGCAGCAAGTCGGTTGTGGCTGACCTTCCAAATAACGCTTACATCCTTCTAACATTTCCTAAAAGCTTTCTTTCAAATTCTTCCACAACAAACGAACCATCTTCCAAAATAAAAGAGATCGTTAGTGGTAACACTACTAACACAACAGATTGCAGTGAAAACAATGcaaataaaaagaacaaaaaaaagctTAAACAACAAAAAGCTAGTAACGTTAGTATGgacattacaaataaaaatctcCTTAAAATGCTACTCTATAGTGACAGTCCAGAAGACACAAACAGTGTAATACAAAAGAAACTGTCTTCTTACAAGGAAAAAGAG GTGGATTCTGCCATTCCCTTTAGTTGCATCACAACACCAGAAGTTGTGGCCAGTTGCAACACGACTTCCTCTACGGCGGTCGCTATCGATCCCAAG CCGCTGCAGCTGGTGTCGAGCTACCGCGCCGTGGCGTGCCTCATGGACGGCGCCTTCCCGCCGCGCGCGCCCTCGCCGCCgcacgccgcgcccgccgcccccGCGCACCCCACCTCGCCCGTGCAACAG CCCCGCGGCGCGGCTGCGAGCGCTCTCGGCGGCCTGCCGCTGGCGcgccccgcgcccgccgccgagTACAAG GTTCCTATACTCACTGTGCACTACCGTTTACAGAAATCTCTCGATGAAAACGGCAACGCGGTGCAAGGGTTCGGTTCGCCCCTCTCGGGCTCCAGCCAACAAAAGAAACCGAGGAGAAAAAAAACGTCCAAAAACGAGACCGTCATCAAATCGCACCAGATAGACGGATACCAGGGCAACAAGGACATCGACGAGGTGCTGCGCTTCATCGAGTCCAACGCGGAGACGGCGCGCGCGCCCAAGCTGCGCAAGCACAAGGACGACGACGACAAGGGCAAGAAGCGCTCCGGCGAGCGGCGCAAGGACAAGGGCGGCGAGCCCAAGCGCGCCTCGTCGCTGGAGGAGCTGTCGCGCACCACGCTCGCCGACCTCACGTGCGAGCCGCCGCCCGGCGCCAAGCCCGAGCGCCGCTCGTGGGGCGCCGACGCGCGCGCGCTGCTCGAGCCCGACCCGCCCGAGCTGGCCGACTTCCAGACCGTCACCAAGaagcgccgcgcgcgccgccgcgccgacGAGCGCGCGCcctcgccgccgcgccgccgcgcgccctcgcccgcgcgcgcgcccgcctCCGCGCCCGCCTCCGAGCGCAGCAACGACTCCAACGACGACACGGACTGCGCGCactcgccgccgcccgcgcccgcgccgccgcccgcctgcGCCTCCTACGCCGACATCGCGCGCACGCGCCACAACATCCCCGACCTCATCGAGTCGTGCAACTTCTACGCCGAGGGCGACGAGcggcccgccgcgcccgccgccgacgCCTACCCCGCGCTGGCCGCGCGCCGCGCGCCCGACGAGCCGGCCGAGCCGCGCGCGCGCAAGgagcccgccgcgccgcccgcgcccgacGTGGTGGCCGACCGGCGCCCGCCCGTCGTGCTgctggcggcgggcgcgcgTCCGCGCGACATGGACGGCGTCACCTTCGGCTTCGACGTCAACGAGCAGCTGCTGGGCGCGCGCTGCGACCTGCTGGCGCACGGCGCCGTGCCCGTGCGCGCGGGTTGCGCGGCGCTGCGCTACgtgccgcccgcgccgcccgcgccgcgcctCGCCGCGCGCCTGCACCAGATCGTCGACTACGTGGCCGCAG CTTGGGAGGACGCGATACGCGGCGGCAGCAAGGTGCACTACTTCAGCGAGTGTGCGGCGCGCAACAACTAA
- the LOC112055358 gene encoding uncharacterized protein LOC112055358 isoform X2 — MAPPPEYDKEPKAPDKSVTSNSTEESKLVYNHIKDQSANTEHKTTTAVGNVDVENNKHVEALDDGQLRALLDEAITYKCPKDREGKSSLFKELLEEVEQDEQACEAAARLGAGRNNRRGRAHREHHSSLQDLVAAMAGEAAPRRGRAHAHSHAPAPPAGNVSARALHGGSLPSGVDTSFLLGEEAGVGVGVGAGARGGYLATVRCVNPPPLAERRVSTGDANAPQPQQPPQDLDVITRRSKPMFPMTYTARATLEIGSGSVCSGRAVTTTTASNQVRTPSAPSARSLPSNQAKLMNALCASLNKSPGGGATDGVITERRVHSRKRGKRPRGPAPTNRQSENCNTKNITEKHNTEETSDVWINSVNNWYKNLDRYSHHTGYKNVNKFTKAFCGIGQNADLSSNINIFDNNIQTIKPASKDICNYDMKDSNKNCKSLRLKDKSKDKLNCDNTEIKLDNNNDDDQSDIILRKQYRERVGYNLVPPTKVTSPRYIRKSTIAKPLCTTNIASKVEQPITECHKNLKSNKKLPKVDPMFNLKETVQDKELETDNLSTINLPTENTKNTKNDINSDIEMINKSYLVETLKTEIELVEIPNYCEATVESDSFLEYVATQKKLMKKLEINNNEDISNNCYRNTDTDNKLNDTTSLKEADSKIKYLKLDEKNNISTNYATEVISTTSKSDVNTVSSSKSVVADLPNNAYILLTFPKSFLSNSSTTNEPSSKIKEIVSGNTTNTTDCSENNANKKNKKKLKQQKASNVSMDITNKNLLKMLLYSDSPEDTNSVIQKKLSSYKEKEVDSAIPFSCITTPEVVASCNTTSSTAVAIDPKPLQLVSSYRAVACLMDGAFPPRAPSPPHAAPAAPAHPTSPVQQPRGAAASALGGLPLARPAPAAEYKKSLDENGNAVQGFGSPLSGSSQQKKPRRKKTSKNETVIKSHQIDGYQGNKDIDEVLRFIESNAETARAPKLRKHKDDDDKGKKRSGERRKDKGGEPKRASSLEELSRTTLADLTCEPPPGAKPERRSWGADARALLEPDPPELADFQTVTKKRRARRRADERAPSPPRRRAPSPARAPASAPASERSNDSNDDTDCAHSPPPAPAPPPACASYADIARTRHNIPDLIESCNFYAEGDERPAAPAADAYPALAARRAPDEPAEPRARKEPAAPPAPDVVADRRPPVVLLAAGARPRDMDGVTFGFDVNEQLLGARCDLLAHGAVPVRAGCAALRYVPPAPPAPRLAARLHQIVDYVAAAWEDAIRGGSKVHYFSECAARNN, encoded by the exons AACAATAAACACGTGGAGGCTCTAGATGACGGCCAACTGCGCGCCCTGCTCGATGAGGCTATCACGTACAAGTGTCCCAAAGATCGCGAGGGAAAGAGTAGTTTATTTAAG GAACTGTTGGAAGAAGTGGAACAGGACGAGCAGGCGTGCGAGGCGGCGGCGCGACTGGGCGCGGGCAGGAACAACAGACGCGGCCGCGCCCACCGCGAGCACCACTCTAGTCTACAG GACCTCGTAGCGGCGATGGCGGGCGAGGCGGCGccgcggcgcgggcgcgcgcaCGCGCACTCgcacgcgcccgcgccgcccgcgggGAACGTGTCGGCGCGCGCGCTGCACGGCGGCAGCCTGCCCTCCGGCGTCGACACCT CGTTCCTGTTGGGCGAGGAGGCGGGCGTGGGCGTGGGCGTgggcgcgggcgcgcgcggcgggTACCTGGCCACGGTGCGCTGCGTGAACCCGCCGCCGCTGGCCGAGCGCCGCGTGTCCACGGGCGACGCCAACGCGCCGCAGCCGCAGCAGCCGCCGCAGGACCTGGACGTGATCACCAG GAGGAGCAAGCCGATGTTCCCGATGACGTATACGGCGCGCGCCACTCTCGAGATCGGCAGCGGCAGCGTGTGCTCGGGCCGCGCGGTCACCACCACCACCGCCTCCAACCAGGTGCGTACCCCCTCCGCCCCCAGCGCGCGCTCCCTACCATCCAACCAAGCCAAACTCATGAACGCCCTGTGTGCCTCCCTCAACAAGTCTCCAGGCGGTGGTGCCACTGACGGAGTGATCACTGAACGTCGAGTGCACTCTCGCAAACGCGGGAAACGACCGCGCGGCCCGGCCCCGACGAACAGACAATCCGAAAACTGTAACACTAAGAATATAACCGAAAAACATAATACCGAAGAAACTAGCGATGTGTGGATAAATAGTGTCAATAATTGGTATAAAAACTTGGATCGTTATTCTCATCATACAGGctataaaaatgtgaacaagTTTACAAAAGCATTTTGTGGTATAGGACAAAATGCGGatttatcttctaatataaatatttttgataacaaTATCCAAACCATAAAACCTGCTAGTAAAGATATATGCAACTATGATATGAAAGATagcaataaaaattgtaaaagtttACGGTTAAAAGATAAATCTAAAGATAAGCTCAATTGTGATAATActgaaattaaattagataataataatgatgatgatcaaagtGATATTATATTAAGAAAACAATATAGAGAAAGAGTAGGATATAATTTGGTACCACCTACAAAGGTAACGAGTCCAAGATATATTAGAAAGTCAACTATAGCTAAGCCCCTGTGCACCACTAATATCGCGAGCAAAGTTGAGCAACCTATCACAGAATGTCataaaaatcttaaaagtaataaaaagttaCCAAAAGTTGATCCAATGTTTAATTTGAAAGAAACTGTCCAAGATAAAGAATTAGAAACAGACAACCTTTCCACAATTAATTTGCCcacagaaaatacaaaaaataccaaaaatgaTATTAACTCAGATATTGAAATGATCAACAAATCATATTTagttgaaacattaaaaaccgAAATAGAGCTGGTCgaaatacctaattattgtgAAGCTACAGTAGAATCTGATTCATTTCTTGAATACGTAGCTACTCAGAAAAAGCTTATGaagaaattggaaataaataacaatgagGATATTTCGAATAATTGCTATAGAAACACAGATACGGACAATAAACTGAATGATACAACCAGTCTAAAAGAAGCTGATAGTAAAATAAAGTATCTGAAATTggatgaaaaaaataacatcagtACAAATTACGCAACAGAAGTAATAAGCACGACATCTAAATCAGACGTTAATACAGTCTCGAGCAGCAAGTCGGTTGTGGCTGACCTTCCAAATAACGCTTACATCCTTCTAACATTTCCTAAAAGCTTTCTTTCAAATTCTTCCACAACAAACGAACCATCTTCCAAAATAAAAGAGATCGTTAGTGGTAACACTACTAACACAACAGATTGCAGTGAAAACAATGcaaataaaaagaacaaaaaaaagctTAAACAACAAAAAGCTAGTAACGTTAGTATGgacattacaaataaaaatctcCTTAAAATGCTACTCTATAGTGACAGTCCAGAAGACACAAACAGTGTAATACAAAAGAAACTGTCTTCTTACAAGGAAAAAGAG GTGGATTCTGCCATTCCCTTTAGTTGCATCACAACACCAGAAGTTGTGGCCAGTTGCAACACGACTTCCTCTACGGCGGTCGCTATCGATCCCAAG CCGCTGCAGCTGGTGTCGAGCTACCGCGCCGTGGCGTGCCTCATGGACGGCGCCTTCCCGCCGCGCGCGCCCTCGCCGCCgcacgccgcgcccgccgcccccGCGCACCCCACCTCGCCCGTGCAACAG CCCCGCGGCGCGGCTGCGAGCGCTCTCGGCGGCCTGCCGCTGGCGcgccccgcgcccgccgccgagTACAAG AAATCTCTCGATGAAAACGGCAACGCGGTGCAAGGGTTCGGTTCGCCCCTCTCGGGCTCCAGCCAACAAAAGAAACCGAGGAGAAAAAAAACGTCCAAAAACGAGACCGTCATCAAATCGCACCAGATAGACGGATACCAGGGCAACAAGGACATCGACGAGGTGCTGCGCTTCATCGAGTCCAACGCGGAGACGGCGCGCGCGCCCAAGCTGCGCAAGCACAAGGACGACGACGACAAGGGCAAGAAGCGCTCCGGCGAGCGGCGCAAGGACAAGGGCGGCGAGCCCAAGCGCGCCTCGTCGCTGGAGGAGCTGTCGCGCACCACGCTCGCCGACCTCACGTGCGAGCCGCCGCCCGGCGCCAAGCCCGAGCGCCGCTCGTGGGGCGCCGACGCGCGCGCGCTGCTCGAGCCCGACCCGCCCGAGCTGGCCGACTTCCAGACCGTCACCAAGaagcgccgcgcgcgccgccgcgccgacGAGCGCGCGCcctcgccgccgcgccgccgcgcgccctcgcccgcgcgcgcgcccgcctCCGCGCCCGCCTCCGAGCGCAGCAACGACTCCAACGACGACACGGACTGCGCGCactcgccgccgcccgcgcccgcgccgccgcccgcctgcGCCTCCTACGCCGACATCGCGCGCACGCGCCACAACATCCCCGACCTCATCGAGTCGTGCAACTTCTACGCCGAGGGCGACGAGcggcccgccgcgcccgccgccgacgCCTACCCCGCGCTGGCCGCGCGCCGCGCGCCCGACGAGCCGGCCGAGCCGCGCGCGCGCAAGgagcccgccgcgccgcccgcgcccgacGTGGTGGCCGACCGGCGCCCGCCCGTCGTGCTgctggcggcgggcgcgcgTCCGCGCGACATGGACGGCGTCACCTTCGGCTTCGACGTCAACGAGCAGCTGCTGGGCGCGCGCTGCGACCTGCTGGCGCACGGCGCCGTGCCCGTGCGCGCGGGTTGCGCGGCGCTGCGCTACgtgccgcccgcgccgcccgcgccgcgcctCGCCGCGCGCCTGCACCAGATCGTCGACTACGTGGCCGCAG CTTGGGAGGACGCGATACGCGGCGGCAGCAAGGTGCACTACTTCAGCGAGTGTGCGGCGCGCAACAACTAA
- the LOC112055358 gene encoding uncharacterized protein LOC112055358 isoform X3, translating into MAPPPEYDKEPKAPDKSVTSNSTEESKLVYNHIKDQSANTEHKTTTAVGNVDVENNKHVEALDDGQLRALLDEAITYKCPKDREGKSSLFKELLEEVEQDEQACEAAARLGAGRNNRRGRAHREHHSSLQDLVAAMAGEAAPRRGRAHAHSHAPAPPAGNVSARALHGGSLPSGVDTSFLLGEEAGVGVGVGAGARGGYLATVRCVNPPPLAERRVSTGDANAPQPQQPPQDLDVITRRSKPMFPMTYTARATLEIGSGSVCSGRAVTTTTASNQVRTPSAPSARSLPSNQAKLMNALCASLNKSPGGGATDGVITERRVHSRKRGKRPRGPAPTNRQSENCNTKNITEKHNTEETSDVWINSVNNWYKNLDRYSHHTGYKNVNKFTKAFCGIGQNADLSSNINIFDNNIQTIKPASKDICNYDMKDSNKNCKSLRLKDKSKDKLNCDNTEIKLDNNNDDDQSDIILRKQYRERVGYNLVPPTKVTSPRYIRKSTIAKPLCTTNIASKVEQPITECHKNLKSNKKLPKVDPMFNLKETVQDKELETDNLSTINLPTENTKNTKNDINSDIEMINKSYLVETLKTEIELVEIPNYCEATVESDSFLEYVATQKKLMKKLEINNNEDISNNCYRNTDTDNKLNDTTSLKEADSKIKYLKLDEKNNISTNYATEVISTTSKSDVNTVSSSKSVVADLPNNAYILLTFPKSFLSNSSTTNEPSSKIKEIVSGNTTNTTDCSENNANKKNKKKLKQQKASNVSMDITNKNLLKMLLYSDSPEDTNSVIQKKLSSYKEKEVDSAIPFSCITTPEVVASCNTTSSTAVAIDPKPLQLVSSYRAVACLMDGAFPPRAPSPPHAAPAAPAHPTSPVQQKSLDENGNAVQGFGSPLSGSSQQKKPRRKKTSKNETVIKSHQIDGYQGNKDIDEVLRFIESNAETARAPKLRKHKDDDDKGKKRSGERRKDKGGEPKRASSLEELSRTTLADLTCEPPPGAKPERRSWGADARALLEPDPPELADFQTVTKKRRARRRADERAPSPPRRRAPSPARAPASAPASERSNDSNDDTDCAHSPPPAPAPPPACASYADIARTRHNIPDLIESCNFYAEGDERPAAPAADAYPALAARRAPDEPAEPRARKEPAAPPAPDVVADRRPPVVLLAAGARPRDMDGVTFGFDVNEQLLGARCDLLAHGAVPVRAGCAALRYVPPAPPAPRLAARLHQIVDYVAAAWEDAIRGGSKVHYFSECAARNN; encoded by the exons AACAATAAACACGTGGAGGCTCTAGATGACGGCCAACTGCGCGCCCTGCTCGATGAGGCTATCACGTACAAGTGTCCCAAAGATCGCGAGGGAAAGAGTAGTTTATTTAAG GAACTGTTGGAAGAAGTGGAACAGGACGAGCAGGCGTGCGAGGCGGCGGCGCGACTGGGCGCGGGCAGGAACAACAGACGCGGCCGCGCCCACCGCGAGCACCACTCTAGTCTACAG GACCTCGTAGCGGCGATGGCGGGCGAGGCGGCGccgcggcgcgggcgcgcgcaCGCGCACTCgcacgcgcccgcgccgcccgcgggGAACGTGTCGGCGCGCGCGCTGCACGGCGGCAGCCTGCCCTCCGGCGTCGACACCT CGTTCCTGTTGGGCGAGGAGGCGGGCGTGGGCGTGGGCGTgggcgcgggcgcgcgcggcgggTACCTGGCCACGGTGCGCTGCGTGAACCCGCCGCCGCTGGCCGAGCGCCGCGTGTCCACGGGCGACGCCAACGCGCCGCAGCCGCAGCAGCCGCCGCAGGACCTGGACGTGATCACCAG GAGGAGCAAGCCGATGTTCCCGATGACGTATACGGCGCGCGCCACTCTCGAGATCGGCAGCGGCAGCGTGTGCTCGGGCCGCGCGGTCACCACCACCACCGCCTCCAACCAGGTGCGTACCCCCTCCGCCCCCAGCGCGCGCTCCCTACCATCCAACCAAGCCAAACTCATGAACGCCCTGTGTGCCTCCCTCAACAAGTCTCCAGGCGGTGGTGCCACTGACGGAGTGATCACTGAACGTCGAGTGCACTCTCGCAAACGCGGGAAACGACCGCGCGGCCCGGCCCCGACGAACAGACAATCCGAAAACTGTAACACTAAGAATATAACCGAAAAACATAATACCGAAGAAACTAGCGATGTGTGGATAAATAGTGTCAATAATTGGTATAAAAACTTGGATCGTTATTCTCATCATACAGGctataaaaatgtgaacaagTTTACAAAAGCATTTTGTGGTATAGGACAAAATGCGGatttatcttctaatataaatatttttgataacaaTATCCAAACCATAAAACCTGCTAGTAAAGATATATGCAACTATGATATGAAAGATagcaataaaaattgtaaaagtttACGGTTAAAAGATAAATCTAAAGATAAGCTCAATTGTGATAATActgaaattaaattagataataataatgatgatgatcaaagtGATATTATATTAAGAAAACAATATAGAGAAAGAGTAGGATATAATTTGGTACCACCTACAAAGGTAACGAGTCCAAGATATATTAGAAAGTCAACTATAGCTAAGCCCCTGTGCACCACTAATATCGCGAGCAAAGTTGAGCAACCTATCACAGAATGTCataaaaatcttaaaagtaataaaaagttaCCAAAAGTTGATCCAATGTTTAATTTGAAAGAAACTGTCCAAGATAAAGAATTAGAAACAGACAACCTTTCCACAATTAATTTGCCcacagaaaatacaaaaaataccaaaaatgaTATTAACTCAGATATTGAAATGATCAACAAATCATATTTagttgaaacattaaaaaccgAAATAGAGCTGGTCgaaatacctaattattgtgAAGCTACAGTAGAATCTGATTCATTTCTTGAATACGTAGCTACTCAGAAAAAGCTTATGaagaaattggaaataaataacaatgagGATATTTCGAATAATTGCTATAGAAACACAGATACGGACAATAAACTGAATGATACAACCAGTCTAAAAGAAGCTGATAGTAAAATAAAGTATCTGAAATTggatgaaaaaaataacatcagtACAAATTACGCAACAGAAGTAATAAGCACGACATCTAAATCAGACGTTAATACAGTCTCGAGCAGCAAGTCGGTTGTGGCTGACCTTCCAAATAACGCTTACATCCTTCTAACATTTCCTAAAAGCTTTCTTTCAAATTCTTCCACAACAAACGAACCATCTTCCAAAATAAAAGAGATCGTTAGTGGTAACACTACTAACACAACAGATTGCAGTGAAAACAATGcaaataaaaagaacaaaaaaaagctTAAACAACAAAAAGCTAGTAACGTTAGTATGgacattacaaataaaaatctcCTTAAAATGCTACTCTATAGTGACAGTCCAGAAGACACAAACAGTGTAATACAAAAGAAACTGTCTTCTTACAAGGAAAAAGAG GTGGATTCTGCCATTCCCTTTAGTTGCATCACAACACCAGAAGTTGTGGCCAGTTGCAACACGACTTCCTCTACGGCGGTCGCTATCGATCCCAAG CCGCTGCAGCTGGTGTCGAGCTACCGCGCCGTGGCGTGCCTCATGGACGGCGCCTTCCCGCCGCGCGCGCCCTCGCCGCCgcacgccgcgcccgccgcccccGCGCACCCCACCTCGCCCGTGCAACAG AAATCTCTCGATGAAAACGGCAACGCGGTGCAAGGGTTCGGTTCGCCCCTCTCGGGCTCCAGCCAACAAAAGAAACCGAGGAGAAAAAAAACGTCCAAAAACGAGACCGTCATCAAATCGCACCAGATAGACGGATACCAGGGCAACAAGGACATCGACGAGGTGCTGCGCTTCATCGAGTCCAACGCGGAGACGGCGCGCGCGCCCAAGCTGCGCAAGCACAAGGACGACGACGACAAGGGCAAGAAGCGCTCCGGCGAGCGGCGCAAGGACAAGGGCGGCGAGCCCAAGCGCGCCTCGTCGCTGGAGGAGCTGTCGCGCACCACGCTCGCCGACCTCACGTGCGAGCCGCCGCCCGGCGCCAAGCCCGAGCGCCGCTCGTGGGGCGCCGACGCGCGCGCGCTGCTCGAGCCCGACCCGCCCGAGCTGGCCGACTTCCAGACCGTCACCAAGaagcgccgcgcgcgccgccgcgccgacGAGCGCGCGCcctcgccgccgcgccgccgcgcgccctcgcccgcgcgcgcgcccgcctCCGCGCCCGCCTCCGAGCGCAGCAACGACTCCAACGACGACACGGACTGCGCGCactcgccgccgcccgcgcccgcgccgccgcccgcctgcGCCTCCTACGCCGACATCGCGCGCACGCGCCACAACATCCCCGACCTCATCGAGTCGTGCAACTTCTACGCCGAGGGCGACGAGcggcccgccgcgcccgccgccgacgCCTACCCCGCGCTGGCCGCGCGCCGCGCGCCCGACGAGCCGGCCGAGCCGCGCGCGCGCAAGgagcccgccgcgccgcccgcgcccgacGTGGTGGCCGACCGGCGCCCGCCCGTCGTGCTgctggcggcgggcgcgcgTCCGCGCGACATGGACGGCGTCACCTTCGGCTTCGACGTCAACGAGCAGCTGCTGGGCGCGCGCTGCGACCTGCTGGCGCACGGCGCCGTGCCCGTGCGCGCGGGTTGCGCGGCGCTGCGCTACgtgccgcccgcgccgcccgcgccgcgcctCGCCGCGCGCCTGCACCAGATCGTCGACTACGTGGCCGCAG CTTGGGAGGACGCGATACGCGGCGGCAGCAAGGTGCACTACTTCAGCGAGTGTGCGGCGCGCAACAACTAA